A genomic window from Coriobacteriia bacterium includes:
- a CDS encoding HypC/HybG/HupF family hydrogenase formation chaperone, with the protein MCLAIPALVREKSGVNLATVDILGVTRKVSLDLVTDVEVGDWVLVHAGFAIEKVDEQFANETLELLKSLPFFEEDATLMGDSPTEFTGHMYSDADTATSGANATTPAQVVS; encoded by the coding sequence ATGTGTCTTGCCATCCCCGCTCTCGTGCGTGAAAAATCAGGTGTCAACCTTGCAACCGTCGACATTCTCGGCGTGACGCGTAAAGTCTCGCTCGACTTGGTCACCGACGTCGAAGTCGGCGATTGGGTGCTCGTCCACGCAGGATTCGCCATTGAAAAAGTCGATGAGCAGTTCGCGAACGAAACACTCGAACTCTTGAAGTCACTGCCGTTCTTCGAAGAAGACGCGACACTGATGGGCGATTCGCCGACCGAGTTCACCGGGCACATGTATTCGGATGCCGACACTGCGACGTCTGGTGCGAATGCGACTACACCCGCGCAAGTCGTGAGCTGA